The DNA segment AGAGTGAAAGAAGAAACCACCCCCTGCGGATTTTCGTAGGGGGTTTTATATTTTTTAAGAAGGAGATTGACATGACGAAATATATTTTTGTAACAGGTGGGGTAGTATCATCATTAGGTAAGGGTATTGTAGCTGCATCAGTAGGAAGAGTATTAAAAAATAGAGGATTAAAAGTAACATTACAAAAATTTGATCCATATTTAAATGTAGATCCAGGAACTATGAGCCCATATCAACATGGGGAGGTTTTTGTTACAGAAGATGGGGCAGAAACAGATTTAGACTTAGGACACTATGAAAGATTTATCGACGTGAACTTAGGTCAATACTCAAATGTAACAGCAGGGCGTGTTTATTCTTCAATTATAGAAAAAGAACGTCGTGGAGATTACTTGGGAGGTACAGTACAAGTAATACCTCACGTAACAAATGAAATTAAATCACGTGTACTTTTAGCTGGGGAATCTAGTGACGCGGATGTTGTAATTACAGAAATCGGTGGAACTACAGGTGATATTGAGTCGTTACCATTCTTAGAAGCTATTCGCCAAATTAGAAGTGATTTAGGGCGTGAAAATGTATGTTATATTCACTGTACATTATTACCATACATTAAAGCAGCTGGAGAGATGAAAACTAAACCTACACAACAATCTGTAAAAGAACTACGTGGATTAGGTATTCAACCAGATATTATTGTTGTTCGTAATGAACTTGCATTAACAGATGAATTGCGTGCAAAAATTTCTCTATTTTGTGATATTCCAAAACAAAATGTTATTGAAAGTCGTGATGTAAGTAATTTATATGAGTTACCAGTAAATCTAAAAGCACAAAAAATTGATGATATTGTTTTAAAACATTTTGGACTTTCAGCACCAGAAGCAGATATGACAGAGTGGTTAGCATTAGTAGATAGAGTAGATAACTTAAAAGAAAATGTAAAAATTGCATTAGTTGGTAAGTATGTAGAGCTTCATGATGCTTATATTTCTGTAGTTGAATCATTAAAACATGCAGGGTATAAACACAATTCTAAAGTTAAAATCGATTGGATTCAATCAGAAGATATTACTGAAGAAAATGTTCATGAGTATTTAAAAGAAGCTGATGGAATTTTAGTTCCTGGTGGATTTGGAGATCGAGGTGTTGAAGGAAAAATCACAACTATTAAATATGCTCGTGAAAATAAAATACCATTCTTTGGAATCTGTTTAGGTATGCAACTTGCAGCTGTAGAGTTTGCAAGAAATGTTTGTGGATTAACTGGGGCTCACTCTTCAGAATTAGATCCAAATACACCATACCCAATTATTAACTTACTTCCTGACCAAGAAAATGTTGTAGAAATGGGAGGAACTTTACGTCTTGGAAGCTATCCTTGTACATTAACAGAAGGTTCACAAGCACATAAAGAATATGGCGAAATCAACATAACTGAAAGACACCGTCATAGATATGAATTCAATAATTTCTACCGTGAAAGATTAACTAATAAAGGATTAGTTCTATCAGGTGTTAGTCCAGATGGAAGATTAGTAGAAATAGTAGAATTACCTGAACACCCATGGTTTGTTGCTGGTCAATTCCACCCAGAATTCAAATCTCGTCCAGAAAAAGCACATCCATTATTTGCTGGATTTATTAAAGCAAGTTTAGAGAATAAACGCTAATTATGGAATTGTTTAATATAATAAAAGAACTAGAGGCACGTGCAGATACTGCGCGTGCTCTCGATATGTCTAGGTATATGAAAAATAAATTTCCTTTTTTTGGTATTCAAGCCCCTATTCGAGATGAGATTTGCAAACCATATTTTAAAGATGCAAAAAAAGAAAAGAAAATAGATTGGGATTTTGTTGAGTATTGTTGGCAACATGAAAAAAGGGAATGTCAATACGTTGCAGCACATTACTTAAAGAGTTTGCAGAAATTTTTAGAAATTACTGATTTTGAAAAATTAAAAAAATTAGTTATAAAGAAATCATGGTGGGATACAGTTGATGTACTGGATAGAATTATTGGAAGCTTAATTTATCGTGATGAAACTTTAAAAAAGGAAATTTTAAAATGGAGTGTTGATGATAATATTTGGCTAAGACGTGTTGCTATAGATCATCAACTTTTACGAAAAGAAAAGACAGATACTGATCTTTTAGAAAAAATATTAGTTAATAACTTAAATTATACTGAATTTTTTATTAATAAAGCTATAGGGTGGGCTTTAAGAGACTATTCGAAAACTAATCCCCAATGGGTAAAAGATTTCATTGAAAAATACAAAAATAATATGGCTTCGCTAAGTATAAGAGAAGCTAGTAAATATATATAATATATAGAAAGAGAATACTGTTTAATATTATTGAGCAAGTGTTCCTCTTTTTCTTATTGTCTAATAGTGTTATACTATTAGTATAGCTGTTTGAGTCTTAATATTGGATAAAAATGCTTTTCAGATGAGTGTTTATTAATATATACAGTTTAAATGAATTATAAGTAAAGGTTGGTTTTAATAAATGAAAAAAGTAGTAATAGGGCTAGTAGTTATTATATTATCTATAGCATTATTAGTAACACTGCCTTTTATGTTTAAAAGTAATCAGGAAGATTATATTGATTTCTCAAAAGTTTCAGAAAATGTTGATGATAATGGAAAAGATGATGATACATTGAGAATTGGTTTAATCTCTGTTGCTGGTGATAATAAAAGTTATATTTTAGAAAAAGAATTAGCTAATTATATTGGTGAAAAATTGAATAAAAAGGTAAAGTTGATACAGAAAAAAAGCTACAGTGATATTAATTTATTACTAAAAAATAATCAAATAGATGTGGCATTTTTATCTACCGGTGCATATTCATTATATGAAGATAAAGAATCGTTAGAACTTTTAGCAAGGCCGAATAGAGGTAAGGCATATTATCATCCAATAATAATTACCAAGAATGATTCAAATATAAATACAATAGAAGAATTGAAAAATAATAGTTTTGCTTTTGTAGATACTTATAGTTATTCAGGATATTTAGTATTTAATGATTATCTAAAGAAAAATGGAACAACAGCAAATAAATTTTTTAGTAATAGTTATTTTACACATAGTCATGAAGAATCTATAAATCAAGTTATAAATGGAAGAGTATCGGCTGCAATAGTTGATGACTGGGCTTTGCAGTATATGAGTAGTAATTTTTCTGGAATAGAGAATAATATAAAAATTATTAAGACGTTTCCGGAAGTCGCCACAGGACCTGTAGTAACTCATAAAAACTATGAGGATAAAGAAAAAATCAAACAGATATTATTATCTATAGATAAAGATGATTCTATAAAAAACGTCTTATCACAGCTTCAGATAGAAAAGTATGAAGAAACAAAAGCTAGGGATTATCCAGATTTAATAAGTGAGGATTAAGTAAATGGCTAAGTTGAAAATAAGAAATAAGATTATTATATTCTTTGCGATAATCTATACAATATATTTAAGTATAATCTCAGTATATACATATGTTAATAATAAAAGCATATTGGAAAGTGCTTTGAAAGATAGAATTACTCAAACTTACTATCAGCTAGCTGGTGATATATCAGACGATATAAAAACTGAAAATACTTATGAAATATATCAAAAGATACATAGTGCTTCATCGAATAAGGAAGTGTCTTATATTATTATTTATGATAATGATAAAAATATTATAGGTAAAACTTTAAAAGATGTTCCAGAAAAACTTTTGACGTTTAATGAAGGACAATTAAATAATTATAAGAGTTATGGTAGTTCAAAAGGAGAGATATTAGAATACATTTCTTCTGTCGATGATGTTAATATTGGTTATATAAGAATAGGTTTTTATACTAAAGATATTTATGTGAAAACATATATGCAATTTATAAGAATTCTTGTTTTAAATATTGTTGTTTTTGTAATGTTGCTAATTGTTGCTTACTATATTTCAAAATTAATTGAACGACCAGTAAAAGATCTAACTTCTGTAACAGATGAAATAATTAGAGAAGGTGATTATAAGAAAAATATAGATAAAGATAATTATAGTCAGGATTTCCATGTATTAGTTAGTTCTATAAATGAAATGGTAGAAAGTAATAAAAAGAATAAAAAGTTAAATAACTATTTATTAAATAAGGTTTTTAGGATTCAAGAAGAAGAAAGAAAAATGCTTTCTAGAGAATTACATGACGAAGTAAGTCAATCACTCGCGAGTTTGTTATTTTTATTAAGTAATTTAGTAGAAAAAGAAACTGATAAAGTGAAAAAAGATAGATTATTACTAATTCAATCAGAAATCGAAAATAGCTTAACAAATATTAGAAATATAGCAGTTAATTTAAGACCACCTAGTGCAGAGTTAAGCTTAGAAGAGGTAATAAGTAAATATATCGAAGATTATAAAAATTTATATGGTATCTCAGTTGATTTTTATAGTAATTATGAAGGGGGTAAAAATGATAATTTCGATATTACTCTTTACCGAATAATTCAAGAGTCATTATCTAATATAAAACGACATTCTGGAGCTACAGAAGTAATAATTAAGCTTTATGGTAATTCAGATTATATTATTTTGAGTATAGCAGATAATGGTATAGGATTAACAAAAGAACGTGTAGAATCAGCCAAAAGAGAAGGTCGATTAGGAATATTTGGTATCCAAGAGAGAATATTGGATTTTTCTGGAGAATTCAAGGTGCTTAATAATAAAAAGTACTCTACAATATTAATGTGTAAGTTTAAAACAGAGACAATAGAGGAGAAGTCTAATGAAAATACTATTGATTGATGATCATAAATTGATAAAAATGGGGATTAGAGTTTTGTTAGAAGACAATAAAAAATTTAGTTTAATTGATGATTGTGGGAGTAAAGGTGAATTTTTAGAAAGAATTAGCACTACTGAATATAATTTATTTATTTGTGATATTTCATTACCTGATGGAAGTGGTTATGATATATTGGAGATTATAAAAGAGAAAGATTTAGATGCTAAAGTTATTATACTAAGTATGCATGAAGATAAATCATATATAAAAAAAGCTTTTAAAATGGGAGCTTCAGGTTATGTAACAAAAAGTACAGCACATGAGGAAATTTTAAAAGCTATTGACGTAGTAATGGAAAAAAATGAAATTTACTTGAATGAAAAGTATGCTACAATTTTTTATGAATTATATAAAGCAGATAAAGAAATAGAACTTAGTGAACGAGAAAAAGAAGTCGGAAAATATATAGTTGAAGGGTATACTTTAACTGATATTGGAGAAAAATTGTTTTTAAGTGTAAAAACAGTTGACACATATAAAAAGCGACTTATGGAAAAAACAAATACTAAAAAACGAAGTGAGTTAGTTGAGTATTTAAAATCTAATTTAATGTTATAAAAATAAGAGGATCTCTATCAGATAATTTGATAGAGATCCATTTTTTATTAATCTTCTAATTGTTTTGATGTTTTCTTGAATAATGTTAAAGCAATGAATACGAATGCTAATACACAAGAAGCTATTAATGCGTAGAAACCTCCGTCCCATCCCAATACATCAACAAGTTTACCCATAACATAACCAGCACTTGCTGATCCAAGTAGGTAACCGAATAAACCAGTAAGACCAGTAGCTGTTCCTGTAGCAACACGAGGAACAAGGTCAGCAGCTTGAAGACCAATCATCATAACAGGTCCATAGATTAAGAATCCAATAGCTACTAGACAAATGTTATCTACAAGTGGGTTACCTGGAGGGTTTTTCCAGTAAACGAACACTGCAATAAGTACTCCTGTTAAGAATAATAACATTGGAGGAGCACGGTGCCCTTTGAATACTTTATCACTTAAGTATCCACTTGCTAACATTCCGAAGATACCAGCATATTCATATAAGAAGTAAGCCCAGCTTTGTTTATCAACAGAGAAGTGTTTTACTTCT comes from the Gemella morbillorum genome and includes:
- a CDS encoding histidine kinase gives rise to the protein MAKLKIRNKIIIFFAIIYTIYLSIISVYTYVNNKSILESALKDRITQTYYQLAGDISDDIKTENTYEIYQKIHSASSNKEVSYIIIYDNDKNIIGKTLKDVPEKLLTFNEGQLNNYKSYGSSKGEILEYISSVDDVNIGYIRIGFYTKDIYVKTYMQFIRILVLNIVVFVMLLIVAYYISKLIERPVKDLTSVTDEIIREGDYKKNIDKDNYSQDFHVLVSSINEMVESNKKNKKLNNYLLNKVFRIQEEERKMLSRELHDEVSQSLASLLFLLSNLVEKETDKVKKDRLLLIQSEIENSLTNIRNIAVNLRPPSAELSLEEVISKYIEDYKNLYGISVDFYSNYEGGKNDNFDITLYRIIQESLSNIKRHSGATEVIIKLYGNSDYIILSIADNGIGLTKERVESAKREGRLGIFGIQERILDFSGEFKVLNNKKYSTILMCKFKTETIEEKSNENTID
- a CDS encoding DNA alkylation repair protein, whose translation is MELFNIIKELEARADTARALDMSRYMKNKFPFFGIQAPIRDEICKPYFKDAKKEKKIDWDFVEYCWQHEKRECQYVAAHYLKSLQKFLEITDFEKLKKLVIKKSWWDTVDVLDRIIGSLIYRDETLKKEILKWSVDDNIWLRRVAIDHQLLRKEKTDTDLLEKILVNNLNYTEFFINKAIGWALRDYSKTNPQWVKDFIEKYKNNMASLSIREASKYI
- the phnD gene encoding phosphate/phosphite/phosphonate ABC transporter substrate-binding protein, with the translated sequence MKKVVIGLVVIILSIALLVTLPFMFKSNQEDYIDFSKVSENVDDNGKDDDTLRIGLISVAGDNKSYILEKELANYIGEKLNKKVKLIQKKSYSDINLLLKNNQIDVAFLSTGAYSLYEDKESLELLARPNRGKAYYHPIIITKNDSNINTIEELKNNSFAFVDTYSYSGYLVFNDYLKKNGTTANKFFSNSYFTHSHEESINQVINGRVSAAIVDDWALQYMSSNFSGIENNIKIIKTFPEVATGPVVTHKNYEDKEKIKQILLSIDKDDSIKNVLSQLQIEKYEETKARDYPDLISED
- a CDS encoding response regulator transcription factor; the encoded protein is MKILLIDDHKLIKMGIRVLLEDNKKFSLIDDCGSKGEFLERISTTEYNLFICDISLPDGSGYDILEIIKEKDLDAKVIILSMHEDKSYIKKAFKMGASGYVTKSTAHEEILKAIDVVMEKNEIYLNEKYATIFYELYKADKEIELSEREKEVGKYIVEGYTLTDIGEKLFLSVKTVDTYKKRLMEKTNTKKRSELVEYLKSNLML
- a CDS encoding CTP synthase produces the protein MTKYIFVTGGVVSSLGKGIVAASVGRVLKNRGLKVTLQKFDPYLNVDPGTMSPYQHGEVFVTEDGAETDLDLGHYERFIDVNLGQYSNVTAGRVYSSIIEKERRGDYLGGTVQVIPHVTNEIKSRVLLAGESSDADVVITEIGGTTGDIESLPFLEAIRQIRSDLGRENVCYIHCTLLPYIKAAGEMKTKPTQQSVKELRGLGIQPDIIVVRNELALTDELRAKISLFCDIPKQNVIESRDVSNLYELPVNLKAQKIDDIVLKHFGLSAPEADMTEWLALVDRVDNLKENVKIALVGKYVELHDAYISVVESLKHAGYKHNSKVKIDWIQSEDITEENVHEYLKEADGILVPGGFGDRGVEGKITTIKYARENKIPFFGICLGMQLAAVEFARNVCGLTGAHSSELDPNTPYPIINLLPDQENVVEMGGTLRLGSYPCTLTEGSQAHKEYGEINITERHRHRYEFNNFYRERLTNKGLVLSGVSPDGRLVEIVELPEHPWFVAGQFHPEFKSRPEKAHPLFAGFIKASLENKR